The following coding sequences are from one Spea bombifrons isolate aSpeBom1 chromosome 13, aSpeBom1.2.pri, whole genome shotgun sequence window:
- the DCAF7 gene encoding DDB1- and CUL4-associated factor 7: MSLHGKRKEIYKYEAPWTVYAMNWSVRPDKRFRLALGSFVEEYNNKVQLVGLDEESSEFICRNTFDHPYPTTKLMWIPDTKGVYPDLLATSGDYLRVWRVGETETRLECLLNNNKNSDFCAPLTSFDWNEVDPNLLGTSSIDTTCTIWGLETGQVLGRVNLVSGHVKTQLIAHDKEVYDIAFSRAGGGRDMFASVGADGSVRMFDLRHLEHSTIIYEDPQHHPLLRLCWNKQDPNYLATMAMDGMEVVILDVRVPCTPVARLNNHRACVNGIAWAPHSSCHICTAADDHQALIWDIQQMPRAIEDPILAYTAEGEINNVQWASTQPDWIAICYNNCLEILRV, from the exons ATGTCCCTGCACGGGAAACGGAAGGAAATCTACAAGTACGAGGCGCCATGGACCGTGTATGCCATGAACTGGAGTGTGAGGCCGGACAAGAGGTTCCGTCTGGCCCTTGGCAGCTTTGTGGAGGAATATAACAATAAG GTGCAGCTGGTCGGCCTCGATGAAGAGAGCTCCGAGTTCATCTGCAGGAACACCTTCGACCATCCGTATCCTACCACCAAGCTCATGTGGATTCCCGACACCAAGGGCGTCTACCCTGACCTCCTGGCCACCAGCGGCGACTACCTGCGCGTCTGGAGG GTTGGGGAAACAGAGACCCGCCTGGAATGTCTgttgaacaacaacaaaaattcaGACTTTTGTGCCCCTCTCACCTCCTTTGATTGGAATGAAGTGGACCCTAATCTACTGG GAACTTCCAGTATTGACACCACCTGCACCATCTGGGGTCTAGAGACTGGGCAGGTCCTTGGCAGGGTCAACCTCGTGTCCGGACACGTGAAAACACAGCTTATCGCCCACGACAAGGAG GTGTATGACATCGCCTTCAGCCGTGCTGGCGGCGGGCGTGACATGTTTGCTTCCGTGGGAGCCGACGGCTCTGTGCGCATGTTTGACCTGCGCCACCTGGAAcacagcaccatcatatacgAAGACCCCCAACACCACCCGCTGCTCCGACTGTGCTGGAACAAGCAGGATCCCAACTATCTGGCCACCATGGCTATGGATGGCATGGAG GTGGTTATCCTGGATGTCCGTGTGCCCTGCACGCCAGTGGCCAGGCTTAACAACCACCGTGCCTGCGTCAACGGTATTGCCTGGGCCCCGCACTCATCCTGCCACATCTGTACCGCCG CCGATGACCACCAGGCCCTAATATGGGATATCCAGCAGATGCCACGCGCGATCGAGGACCCCATCCTGGCATACACGGCGGAGGGAGAAATCAATAACGTGCAGTGGGCTAGCACTCAGCCAGACTGGATCGCCATCTGCTACAACAACTGCCTCGAGATCCTCAGAGTCTGA
- the KCNH6 gene encoding potassium voltage-gated channel subfamily H member 6, whose translation MPVRRGHVAPQNTYLDTIIRKFEGQSRKFLIANAQMDNCAIIYCNDGFCDMFGYSRVEVMQRPCTCDFLTGPETTHNSITQLTQALLGSEERKLEILYYRKEGTCMRCLIDVVPVKNEEGEVIMFILNFEDLALLLARKANRTLHQRLTRAAFNSAERSKMKPGFLNSTSESDLMKYRTISQIPQFTLNFVEFNLEKHRSASTTEIEIVAPSNAFERTQNVTEKVTQVLSLGADVLPEYKLQAPRIHRWTILHYSPFKAVWDWLILLLVIYTAIFTPYSAAFLLNDQEEERNWACGYSCNPLNIVDLIVDIMFIVDIIINFRTTYVNMNDEVVSHPAKIAIHYFKGWFLIDIVAAIPFDLLVYRTGSDETTTLIGLLKTARLLRLVRVARKLDRYSEYGAAVLFLLMCTFALIAHWLACIWYAIGNVERPYMEHKIGWLDNLANQIGKSYNDTDQASGPSIKDKYVTALYFTFSSLTSVGFGNVSPNTNSEKIFSICVMLIGSLMYASIFGNVSAIIQRLYSGTARYHTQMLRVKEFIRFHQIPNPLRQRLEEYFQHAWSYTNGIDMNAVLKGFPECLQADICLHLNRTLLQNCKAFRGATKGCLRALAMKFKTTHAPPGDTLVHYGDVLTTLYFISRGSIEILRDDIVVAILGKNDIFGEPISLYARPGKSNADVRALTYCDLHKIQREDLLEVLDMYPTFSDSFWSNLEITFNLRDADSIPRSPSSEDYNGSYRKTRRCKQPNRRRRKHDGLDDGNSDTEQHHLFSDLTSLQHPLSHEQWDEMGSSTTPCSQTSDDETKPLNSARADRMPPADKQEFIPAVVNLVTANISSREGGRKVLETVETFSASPLEVPNLFSFWDEHRASVCPEPSRHISLVHNSMDPPLSPDDRPGEVESRLELLQNQLDRLETRMSSDINIILQLLQRQLSQIPPAYSPISPSSHTLGLYHTASKSLEPIQSNPSLPTDSPESLLQSPGLTDYNDLEPLNLKSSVLNLNVVPQEPMSRNIAPRLPLVHNGPPSDTHSNTILGGFRFPSLPEHLECPSPPDQEFQRHLSDPGLPGS comes from the exons ATGCCAGTAAGGAGAGGGCATGTGGCCCCCCAGAACACTTATCTGGACACCATCATCCGGAAGTTTGAAGGGCAAA GCCGCAAGTTCCTCATTGCCAATGCTCAGATGGACAACTGCGCCATCATTTATTGCAATGACGGGTTCTGTGACATGTTCGGGTATTCCAGGGTGGAGGTCATGCAGAGACCATGCACCTGCGACTTCCTCACCGGTCCAGAAACCACGCACAATAGTATCACCCAACTTACCCAAGCCCTGCTGGGGTCCGAGGAACGTAAGCTGGAGATCCTCTACTACAGGAAGGAAG gCACCTGCATGCGTTGTCTCATTGACGTGGTCCCAGTGAAGAACGAAGAAGGAGAAGTCATCATGTTCATCTTGAATTTTGAGGACCTTGCGTTACTTTTGGCCAGAAAAGCCAATAGGACGCTTCATCAGAGGCTGACACGGGCTGCCTTCAATTCGG CGGAGAGGTCAAAAATGAAGCCGGGTTTCTTAAACTCTACCTCGGAGTCTGACCTCATGAAGTACCGGACCATTAGCCAGATCCCACAATTCACATTGAATTTTGTGGAGTTTAACTTAGAGAAACATCGTTCTGCCTCCACCACCGAGATCGAAATTGTGGCCCCGAGCAACGCTTTCGAGAGGACGCAGAATGTCACAGAGAAGGTGACTCAG GTTCTTTCCCTGGGGGCAGACGTTTTGCCAGAGTACAAACTGCAGGCCCCGCGGATTCACCGATGGACCATCCTCCATTACAGCCCTTTCAAAGCGGTGTGGGACTGGCTGATCCTGCTGCTTGTCATCTACACCGCGATTTTCACCCCCTACTCTGCCGCCTTCCTTCTGAACGatcaggaggaggagagaaactGGGCGTGCGGCTACTCTTGCAACCCGCTCAACATCGTGGACCTGATTGTGGATATCATGTTCATCGTagacattattattaacttccgTACCACCTACGTCAACATGAACGATGAGGTGGTCAGCCACCCAGCCAAGATCGCCATCCACTACTTCAAAGGCTGGTTCCTTATAGATATAGTGGCGGCTATCCCCTTTGACTTACTTGTCTACAGGACAGGATCAGATGAG ACCACCACGTTGATTGGGCTCCTCAAGACGGCGCGGTTGCTGCGCTTGGTTCGTGTGGCAAGGAAGCTAGACCGGTATTCTGAGTACGGGGCGGCTGTGTTATTCCTCCTCATGTGCACCTTTGCTCTCATCGCTCATTGGCTGGCCTGTATCTGGTACGCCATTGGCAACGTTGAGCGTCCATACATGGAACACAAGATCGGCTGGCTGGACAATCTGGCCAATCAGATCGGAAAGAGTTATAACGACACCGACCAGGCTTCTGGACCTTCCATCAAAGACAAGTACGTGACTGCACTCTACTTCACCTTCAGCAGTCTGACCAGCGTGGGGTTTGGGAATGTCTCACCCAACACCAACTCGGAGAAGATCTTCTCCATCTGCGTCATGCTGATTGGAT CTCTCATGTACGCCAGCATCTTCGGGAATGTCTCCGCTATCATCCAGCGACTGTACTCGGGCACGGCACGTTACCATACCCAGATGTTACGGGTCAAGGAGTTCATTCGCTTTCACCAGATTCCGAACCCTCTGAGACAACGTCTTGAAGAATACTTCCAGCACGCCTGGTCATACACCAATGGCATTGACATGAACGCG gtGTTGAAAGGCTTTCCAGAGTGCCTCCAAGCGGACATCTGCCTCCACCTCAACCGCACGCTGCTTCAAAACTGTAAAGCCTTCCGTGGTGCCACCAAAGGCTGCTTGCGGGCTCTAGCGATGAAATTCAAGACCACCCACGCCCCTCCAGGGGACACGTTGGTTCACTACGGAGACGTGCTGACCACCCTCTACTTCATCTCTCGCGGTTCTATAGAGATCCTCAGGGACGACATTGTGGTAGCCATTCTGG GAAAGAATGATATTTTTGGAGAGCCAATCAGTCTATATGCTCGTCCCGGGAAATCGAATGCAGATGTGAGGGCGTTAACATACTGTGATCTGCACAAAATCCAGAGAGAGGACCTTCTTGAGGTCCTGGACATGTATCCAACCTTCTCAGACTCCTTCTGGAGCAACCTGGAGATCACCTTTAACCTTAGAGAT GCAGACAGTATCCCCCGATCCCCCTCAAGTGAAGATTACAACGGTAGCTACCGTAAGACCAGGAGATGCAAGCAACCAAACCGGCGCCGCAGGAAACATG ATGGTCTGGATGATGGCAATTCAGATACCGAGCAGCATCATTTGTTTTCGGATCTCACCAGCCTCCAGCATCCCCTAAGTCACGAACAGTGGGACGAGATGGGCAGCAGCACCACTCCCTGCTCCCAGACAAGCGATGACGAGACCAAGCCTCTCAATTCGGCACGAGCCGACAGAATGCCACCTGCAGACAAGCAGGAATTCATCCCTGCCGTGGTGAACTTGGTCACAGCCAACATCAGCAGCAGGGAAGGTGGCAGGAAGGTGCTGGAGACCGTGGAGACGTTTTCAG CATCACCCCTCGAAGTTCCCAACTTGTTCAGCTTTTGGGATGAACATCGTGCGTCTGTGTGTCCTGAACCATCGCGGCACATTTCATTGGTGCACAACTCTATGGATCCCCCTCTCAGCCCCGACGACCGACCAGGAGAGGTGGAATCGCGTCTGGAACTCCTCCAAAATCAGCTAGACAG ACTGGAGACCAGAAtgtcctctgacatcaacataATCTTACAGCTGTTGCAAAGGCAGCTTTCTCAGATACCTCCCGCATACAGCCCCATTTCACCCAGCTCGCACACCTTGGGGCTTTACCACACGGCTTCAAAGAGCCTGGAGCCCATACAGAGTAACCCATCCTTACCCACGGACTCCCCTGAATCTCTTCTTCAG AGCCCTGGACTGACCGATTACAATGACTTAGAGCCTCTGAACCTTAAATCCAGTGTTTTAAACCTCAATGTTGTCCCTCAGGAGCCAATGAGCCGCAACATAGCCCCCAGACTTCCGCTGGTCCACAACGGCCCACCTTCTGACACCCACTCCAATACAATCCTTGGAGGCTTCCGATTCCCATCCCTTCCAGAGCACCTAGAGTGCCCTTCTCCTCCGGACCAGGAATTTCAAAGACACCTTTCAGACCCAGGTCTACCGGGAAGTTAG